GGATCTGCCAGGGCTTTCCATCATATCAAAGAAATCATCAAAGAAACCCCTTGTTAAATTCCTTCTTGGTTCCCATTTTATAAGGTCCATAAGAACACCTCCATTTTTTAATTAATATATAATGCTAATAACATTATATGCTAATAGCATATATAACTATAATTAATTATAAGGATATTTGTTTATATGTCAAGTTTTTTTAAAAAATAAAATATTTTTGTACTAAGGGCAAAGAATAGACTGAAGTATATTGAATTAATAATTGGCTGTAAAAATAAAAAACCCCTCAATTCCTAAAAACTGAGGGGTTTTGTTTTTTTTCTTTATTTGTTTAGAAACGTCTTCTTGGACCAGAATTAAAGTCTCTTCTTGGTTTGCGTGGTCTTGCTTCATCAATCTTTAATGGGCGTCCTTGAAATTCCTGGTCATTCAGTGCGTTTTTTGCAGATTCTGCTTCTTCATTAGAAGACATTTCTACAAAACCGAAACCTTTTCCCTCAATGATGTTAACACTCTGAACGGTACCATGACCTTCGAAAAGTTCCTTCAATTGGTCTTCGTTGACTGCATAATTCAAGTTTCCTACATACAGTTTGCTACCTTC
The DNA window shown above is from Atribacterota bacterium and carries:
- a CDS encoding RNA-binding protein; this translates as MEGSKLYVGNLNYAVNEDQLKELFEGHGTVQSVNIIEGKGFGFVEMSSNEEAESAKNALNDQEFQGRPLKIDEARPRKPRRDFNSGPRRRF